In Pseudobdellovibrionaceae bacterium, the following proteins share a genomic window:
- a CDS encoding outer membrane beta-barrel domain-containing protein — translation MTTLRILIGLCLLVPALYSQAGDLQKDLESLGGNKDILRRARALDPKNRLRVVQNRLVDRNLRLEVAAHYGSMAGGDPYLNTDNIGAQLEFHINPRWSLGARYYSYSNSLSTEGERRAESARAGKEPFFDSDSAIRAYMGVVTWYPIYGKLNFFDWAVAQFDIYALAGAGQVELESGPSDTYTFGAGIGIWLSQHISTRFEVRYQGYEDRVYDDQRKLDLTVVSAGIGFLL, via the coding sequence ATGACAACACTTAGGATTTTAATTGGACTTTGCCTTTTGGTGCCTGCTCTCTACTCTCAGGCAGGTGATCTGCAAAAGGACCTGGAAAGCTTGGGCGGCAACAAGGATATCCTTCGTCGAGCCCGTGCATTGGACCCTAAAAATCGTCTGCGGGTGGTGCAAAATCGCCTGGTGGATCGCAACCTGCGCCTTGAAGTCGCTGCCCACTACGGCTCTATGGCTGGTGGCGACCCCTATTTGAACACGGACAACATCGGGGCGCAGCTGGAATTTCACATCAATCCCAGATGGTCGCTGGGCGCTCGCTATTACTCCTACTCCAATAGTTTGAGCACCGAAGGTGAACGCCGGGCCGAATCCGCCCGCGCGGGAAAAGAACCCTTCTTTGATTCAGATTCTGCCATTCGCGCCTACATGGGCGTTGTGACTTGGTACCCAATTTATGGAAAGTTGAACTTCTTTGATTGGGCTGTTGCTCAGTTTGACATTTACGCCTTAGCCGGAGCCGGTCAGGTGGAATTGGAATCTGGCCCCAGCGATACTTATACATTCGGCGCCGGAATCGGTATTTGGCTGAGCCAACATATCTCCACCCGCTTTGAGGTTCGCTATCAGGGTTACGAAGATAGAGTGTACGACGATCAGCGCAAGCTGGATTTGACTGTCGTCTCTGCTGGCATTGGATTTTTGCTCTAA
- a CDS encoding AgmX/PglI C-terminal domain-containing protein, protein MGERQLILENQLGQVIRTFRWKANSLVLVHRFDTGRVEALTDTKELEDRGIDFEVLVDTSPGQLESHPIQLTNGGRLRWTQSISQVSPSITIAEENQEQYKTILKWTAIGQSAFLALILILGWAVLPLFQEDEVVVTIKPQEEIRKPLPPAARQVVQPTQEKIKKRRVVKNRKVVNRKVKPVKATKYAKKSKAKPTKNANLRRSVNVRKMGALGALGGTPNGLKGSRGLNLRAAGKGSGAGLSGAGGSGGLYKQVATNGLISGPVGNGKGAGAGGYGTRGKGGGRSGYGKMSMAGSSNGFSQPLYEEALIEGGLDRDQIAAVINRHLGQVIYCYEKGLQKEPDLRGRISVKFVIGGNGRVQRAGLANSSLQDAKVEGCILSKLRNWKFPQPVGRVDVKVTYPFVLKRLSQG, encoded by the coding sequence ATGGGAGAGCGACAACTCATTTTAGAAAACCAATTGGGACAGGTGATCCGCACCTTCCGCTGGAAGGCCAACAGCCTGGTATTGGTTCACCGGTTCGACACCGGCCGGGTGGAGGCCCTGACTGATACCAAAGAACTGGAAGACAGAGGAATCGATTTCGAGGTTCTCGTTGATACCTCTCCTGGCCAACTTGAGTCCCATCCCATTCAGTTGACCAACGGCGGGCGTTTGCGCTGGACTCAATCCATTAGCCAAGTTTCACCTTCGATCACCATTGCTGAGGAGAATCAGGAGCAATACAAAACAATTCTCAAATGGACCGCTATCGGGCAGTCTGCATTCTTGGCGCTGATTTTGATTTTGGGTTGGGCCGTGCTTCCCCTGTTTCAGGAAGACGAAGTCGTGGTCACCATTAAACCTCAAGAGGAGATTCGCAAGCCCTTACCTCCGGCTGCTCGCCAGGTCGTTCAACCAACCCAAGAGAAAATCAAAAAGCGCCGAGTGGTGAAAAACCGTAAAGTTGTGAACCGCAAGGTCAAGCCCGTCAAAGCCACAAAATACGCTAAAAAATCAAAGGCCAAGCCAACCAAAAACGCCAACCTCCGACGTTCTGTCAATGTACGTAAGATGGGGGCTCTAGGTGCCTTGGGTGGAACTCCCAATGGACTAAAAGGATCTCGTGGACTCAACCTTAGGGCTGCCGGCAAAGGCAGTGGCGCCGGACTCTCTGGTGCCGGTGGTTCAGGGGGCCTCTATAAACAGGTGGCCACCAATGGTTTGATCTCCGGGCCTGTTGGTAACGGGAAGGGCGCCGGCGCCGGGGGCTATGGCACTCGCGGCAAGGGAGGTGGCCGATCTGGATATGGCAAAATGTCCATGGCAGGATCTTCGAATGGTTTTTCCCAACCTCTTTATGAAGAGGCACTGATCGAAGGCGGACTGGATCGTGACCAAATTGCAGCGGTGATCAATCGTCACTTGGGTCAAGTCATCTACTGTTACGAGAAGGGTCTGCAAAAGGAACCCGACCTCAGAGGTCGCATCTCTGTCAAGTTTGTCATTGGTGGCAACGGTCGCGTGCAAAGAGCGGGTTTGGCCAACAGCAGTCTTCAGGACGCCAAGGTCGAGGGCTGTATCCTTTCGAAATTACGAAACTGGAAATTTCCTCAACCCGTGGGTCGGGTGGACGTCAAAGTCACTTACCCCTTTGTGTTGAAACGTTTGAGTCAAGGATGA
- a CDS encoding biopolymer transporter ExbD, which produces MKFGALKTEMMNSPIENQAVVRPKKGMFRRSLVASLVLTSLVDAFSILVIYLLVNTSAATEALDINKEMKLPLASESEVLQAGLVVKIENNRYFLNEQEVGIGTLGDALEKAQQELEAQGDERSGKVIIQGDENLTYDSLNPVITACAQTQIKKIKFAVFPEEKGS; this is translated from the coding sequence ATGAAATTTGGTGCTCTCAAAACTGAAATGATGAACTCACCGATCGAGAATCAGGCTGTGGTTCGCCCCAAAAAGGGTATGTTCCGCCGCAGCTTGGTCGCCTCTCTCGTTCTGACCTCTCTGGTGGATGCCTTCTCAATTTTGGTTATCTATCTTTTGGTCAACACCAGCGCCGCCACTGAGGCTCTTGATATCAATAAAGAAATGAAGTTACCCCTGGCCTCTGAGAGCGAAGTGCTCCAGGCGGGCCTGGTAGTTAAAATCGAAAATAACCGCTACTTTTTGAACGAACAAGAAGTGGGCATTGGCACCCTGGGTGACGCCCTGGAAAAAGCCCAGCAGGAACTTGAAGCCCAGGGCGATGAGCGATCAGGAAAAGTGATAATTCAGGGAGACGAAAACCTCACTTATGATTCCCTCAATCCTGTGATTACCGCCTGTGCGCAAACGCAAATTAAAAAAATCAAATTTGCTGTCTTCCCGGAGGAAAAGGGCTCATGA
- a CDS encoding biopolymer transporter ExbD, with protein sequence MSQSREANFEINLLPVISLLAVCISFLLVTAVWIHIGTMDVSQAVGPQTEDSKVNPPSLQIRMDGRGRMILTIKDAPNWRGNKQFAIGNAAGDVDWAAFDQAVSAVQSQLPELKTVLIFPSAEFRYRDLIKMMDGMKKKGLPDIGISPL encoded by the coding sequence ATGAGTCAGAGCCGAGAAGCCAACTTTGAGATTAATCTTCTTCCGGTAATTTCCCTATTAGCCGTTTGTATCAGTTTTTTATTGGTCACGGCTGTGTGGATTCACATCGGAACAATGGATGTGTCCCAAGCTGTTGGTCCGCAGACTGAGGATTCAAAAGTGAATCCTCCTTCCCTGCAAATCCGCATGGATGGTCGTGGCCGCATGATTCTAACCATAAAAGATGCCCCCAACTGGCGCGGAAACAAACAATTCGCCATCGGCAATGCCGCAGGCGACGTGGACTGGGCCGCGTTTGATCAGGCAGTGAGCGCGGTACAAAGTCAGCTGCCCGAACTGAAAACTGTTCTTATTTTTCCTTCAGCCGAGTTCCGCTACCGGGATCTAATTAAGATGATGGATGGGATGAAAAAGAAAGGACTCCCCGATATTGGGATCAGTCCTCTTTAG
- a CDS encoding MotA/TolQ/ExbB proton channel family protein, whose protein sequence is MIERVFQLYVIRSLGQGRLVKQFEMDIKKGDLERVMVKAKSLSLRNPVGSVIQAGAQAALDMGGREEIQSRMDEVLLAENSRMEKRTGLLAMLGNAGTLLGLLGTIVGLIQSFSSVANVNPVEKATLLTQGIALAMNTTAYGLIMAIPALIAFGVLQNRANQLSDDLNQGALRAFNWLSFSYESVPKRTRRMKTT, encoded by the coding sequence ATCATCGAGCGGGTTTTTCAGTTATACGTCATTCGCTCACTCGGCCAGGGTCGACTGGTCAAACAATTCGAAATGGACATTAAAAAAGGAGATCTGGAGCGAGTCATGGTGAAAGCCAAATCCTTGTCTCTGAGAAACCCTGTTGGTTCTGTCATTCAAGCCGGTGCTCAGGCAGCCCTTGATATGGGTGGCCGGGAGGAAATCCAGTCCCGCATGGACGAAGTTCTTCTTGCTGAAAACTCGCGCATGGAGAAGCGAACGGGCCTACTGGCCATGCTCGGAAATGCCGGAACACTTTTGGGACTCTTGGGAACCATCGTTGGACTCATTCAGTCTTTTTCAAGTGTCGCCAATGTCAATCCAGTGGAAAAAGCCACTTTGCTCACCCAAGGTATTGCTCTGGCGATGAACACCACCGCTTATGGTTTGATCATGGCCATCCCAGCGTTGATTGCCTTCGGAGTTCTGCAAAACCGCGCCAACCAACTTTCAGATGATCTGAACCAAGGCGCCCTCAGAGCCTTTAACTGGCTAAGCTTTAGCTATGAGTCTGTTCCCAAACGCACTCGTCGGATGAAGACCACCTAA
- a CDS encoding RNA-binding protein has product MEQKRLFVGNLPFGISEEELTTHFNGAGTVKSTRIIKDRETGRSKGFGFVEMDNQEEATSAIEQLDGSQLGGRPIRVSIAQEKEGGGGGRRPRRN; this is encoded by the coding sequence ATGGAGCAAAAGAGACTATTCGTAGGTAACCTTCCCTTTGGCATTTCCGAGGAGGAACTAACCACTCACTTTAACGGTGCCGGCACGGTCAAAAGCACCCGAATCATCAAGGACCGGGAGACCGGTCGATCCAAGGGGTTTGGTTTCGTTGAAATGGACAACCAGGAGGAGGCCACCTCAGCTATTGAACAACTCGATGGCAGTCAGCTAGGCGGGCGTCCTATTCGAGTCAGTATTGCTCAAGAAAAAGAGGGGGGCGGCGGAGGCCGACGCCCACGTCGAAACTGA
- a CDS encoding Fic family protein gives MSQVHSDRIENSEEILQLLESPLSTVSQPRNLALAYRLEERRQIQDLGQLNTQLLHQLRLRSSNTIHDSKALSHWARTNQWMLEHFTGTGDITLDFIREINGRLSGLDEPAECRRQACYTANQEYLAWEEVEPALDRLLMRIGSCHNALESAFLLTEGLLTIHPFADANGRTSRLMGDFVLLKAGYLPQVYLSPIVSHMALTINGPRRNRSHSYEKFLKGVTRTYDLCLPQSEARRSFCE, from the coding sequence ATGTCCCAAGTACACTCTGATCGCATTGAAAACTCTGAGGAGATTCTGCAACTGCTGGAATCTCCTCTATCGACTGTGAGCCAGCCTCGGAATCTTGCTTTGGCTTATCGGCTGGAAGAACGGCGACAGATTCAGGACTTGGGACAGCTTAACACCCAATTGCTCCACCAATTGCGCCTGCGCAGTTCCAACACCATTCACGATTCAAAGGCCCTGAGTCATTGGGCACGCACCAATCAGTGGATGCTTGAGCACTTCACCGGCACTGGGGATATCACTCTAGACTTTATCAGAGAAATCAACGGCCGATTGAGTGGGCTGGACGAGCCCGCCGAGTGCCGTCGCCAGGCCTGCTACACGGCCAATCAGGAGTATTTAGCCTGGGAAGAGGTTGAACCAGCTCTCGATCGTCTCTTAATGCGCATCGGATCTTGCCACAACGCCTTGGAGTCAGCATTTCTTCTCACAGAGGGTCTACTCACCATTCACCCTTTTGCCGATGCCAATGGACGGACCTCGCGACTGATGGGAGATTTTGTTCTTCTAAAAGCTGGGTACCTGCCTCAGGTCTACTTGAGCCCAATTGTCAGCCACATGGCTCTCACCATCAATGGGCCAAGGCGAAACCGCAGTCATTCATATGAGAAATTCCTAAAGGGCGTGACCCGCACCTATGACCTTTGCCTGCCTCAGTCAGAAGCTCGCCGTTCTTTTTGCGAATAA
- a CDS encoding tetratricopeptide repeat protein: MLGWFFHRYLLLLVLLIPLWSMGVQASTDPTGQSDYERGMAELKQGQNKKALYWLKQATKKDPEKGLYWFNLGNLYFVMQNYREAQVAYRQVQALESPLSPVAGLYEVRSLRQSARLAPAYRLYLKLKRGLFPENLKKELDEEHTLLAQSLLEKGLTLWSKGLNRAARHHLRASAELNPSLQVYKALALLEWRDGSKRKGRYYYRRAMRLASSNAEIQEMEKDWRQVDRGKITRFWLESGLIHNDNYFNDDSNTDGESGQGVKLQTGLEGYLGEGDNWDLSGRIKATHTDYTNLDNQETSVIGAYFPFAYAGGDNHRWRVTPKVEQELFLGKPLLLHGGLVLEWVRPLGVGQIISASGELIKSTAQNNDFSFLDGGTVNAGLAYSWIWSRSRLKLQILAEDYQADPYEDGLGGSLPLAHHRWELSLTYGLRGEIWEGFGSVSYGEKSFPNFLLPDNKLREDQVLSLKSGAEWRLGDEFQIFVEVEWLDNVSTLGESASINKNYNQTVVYLGGRWTTEN, from the coding sequence ATGCTGGGGTGGTTCTTTCATCGTTATCTATTGCTGCTTGTCCTGTTGATCCCCTTGTGGTCGATGGGCGTTCAGGCCAGCACAGATCCAACGGGCCAGTCTGACTATGAAAGAGGCATGGCTGAGCTCAAACAAGGGCAGAACAAAAAGGCTCTCTATTGGCTGAAGCAGGCCACCAAAAAAGATCCGGAGAAGGGGCTCTATTGGTTCAACCTAGGGAACCTATATTTTGTCATGCAAAATTATCGCGAGGCCCAGGTTGCCTATCGGCAGGTGCAGGCTTTGGAGAGTCCTCTTTCTCCGGTGGCGGGTCTCTACGAGGTGCGGAGTCTTCGCCAATCGGCCCGCCTGGCTCCGGCCTACCGTCTTTATCTAAAACTCAAACGGGGACTCTTTCCTGAAAATCTAAAAAAGGAGTTGGATGAGGAGCATACTCTGCTGGCTCAGTCTCTGCTCGAAAAAGGGCTGACCTTATGGAGCAAAGGCCTTAATCGGGCGGCTCGCCACCATTTGCGCGCCAGTGCAGAACTGAATCCTTCTCTTCAGGTTTATAAAGCCTTGGCTCTTTTGGAGTGGCGGGATGGAAGTAAAAGGAAGGGTCGGTACTATTACCGTCGGGCCATGCGTTTGGCCTCTTCGAATGCCGAGATTCAGGAAATGGAAAAGGATTGGCGGCAAGTGGATCGGGGCAAGATCACCCGCTTTTGGCTTGAGTCCGGATTGATTCATAACGACAACTACTTTAACGATGACTCCAACACCGATGGCGAGTCGGGTCAGGGAGTTAAGCTCCAGACGGGCCTTGAAGGGTATTTGGGCGAAGGGGACAACTGGGATTTGTCAGGCCGAATTAAGGCCACGCACACCGATTACACCAATTTGGACAATCAGGAGACCTCGGTCATTGGCGCTTATTTTCCTTTCGCCTATGCGGGTGGGGACAATCACCGCTGGCGAGTCACTCCTAAAGTGGAGCAGGAATTGTTCTTGGGAAAGCCTTTGCTCCTCCATGGTGGATTGGTTTTGGAGTGGGTGAGGCCCTTAGGCGTGGGCCAAATCATTTCTGCCAGTGGCGAACTGATTAAGTCCACGGCTCAAAACAATGATTTTTCATTTTTGGATGGAGGCACAGTCAATGCCGGGCTGGCCTACTCATGGATTTGGAGTCGTAGTCGTCTGAAGCTTCAAATCCTGGCAGAAGATTACCAGGCTGATCCTTACGAGGACGGATTGGGCGGGTCTCTTCCCTTGGCTCATCATCGGTGGGAGTTGAGTTTGACCTATGGTTTGCGTGGGGAAATTTGGGAAGGCTTTGGCAGTGTCAGTTATGGTGAAAAGTCCTTCCCCAACTTTTTGCTCCCCGACAACAAGCTGAGGGAAGACCAGGTGCTTTCACTAAAGTCTGGGGCCGAGTGGCGCCTAGGGGATGAGTTTCAGATTTTTGTCGAGGTGGAGTGGCTCGATAACGTCTCGACTTTGGGTGAGAGCGCATCCATCAATAAGAACTACAATCAAACTGTTGTATACTTGGGAGGTCGTTGGACAACGGAGAATTAA
- a CDS encoding RNA polymerase sigma factor, whose protein sequence is MAGEDQDLCELIVMAQEGDEQAIRQIVEKTQTKLYKFLYYLTNNQSTAQDLTQDTYIRIFSSLKDLKDPRTFTSWSYRIAKNLFLDSVKTQKGQIDNSMEEWNEASMGESEHQSDDLILLRQGLEALDEEQRMVILLIDLQGYSYAEAGEILGASENAVRSRLHRARASLSEILQTKLETKQASGSS, encoded by the coding sequence ATGGCGGGCGAGGATCAGGATCTTTGTGAATTGATTGTTATGGCTCAAGAAGGTGATGAGCAAGCCATCCGTCAAATCGTGGAAAAGACCCAAACCAAACTCTACAAATTTCTCTATTACCTGACCAACAATCAATCGACCGCTCAAGATCTCACCCAAGACACCTATATTCGCATTTTCTCCAGCCTCAAGGACCTCAAGGACCCTCGGACTTTCACCAGCTGGTCCTACCGAATTGCTAAAAACCTGTTTTTGGATTCGGTCAAAACCCAAAAGGGCCAAATCGACAACAGTATGGAGGAATGGAATGAAGCCTCAATGGGGGAGTCCGAGCACCAGTCCGACGATTTGATCCTCCTTCGCCAGGGACTTGAGGCCCTGGATGAGGAGCAGAGAATGGTCATATTGCTCATTGATCTTCAGGGGTATTCCTATGCCGAGGCGGGGGAGATCTTGGGGGCCTCTGAAAATGCTGTGAGATCTCGGCTACATAGAGCGAGAGCGTCTCTTTCTGAGATTTTGCAGACGAAATTGGAAACGAAACAGGCCTCAGGTTCGTCTTAA
- a CDS encoding carbon-nitrogen hydrolase family protein, translating to MSTGKSIKIGLAQLLVEGGEPERNFERAEKLIVEAKSQGCQVVLLPETIDFAWTHPSALTEAQPIPGPYSETVQTWAKTHQVYVCVGLTEKTPAGNYNTALLVNPQGEILIHYHKINLLTVEFPYYQVGQSLHVVDTEFGKIGVNICADNYLDGLPIGHTLARMGAQVILSPSSWTVDHGITEEDDPYRDKWKKPFTTLSGLYDLVIASTTSVGYIVGGPYEGKKMVGCSLVVNNKGLVAQGPFNEFAGHLEVVEFAVPQRREKGTEIGEMLKTKGYCPDG from the coding sequence GTGTCGACAGGGAAGTCCATAAAAATTGGCTTAGCTCAACTTCTAGTTGAAGGCGGTGAGCCTGAGCGCAACTTTGAGCGAGCGGAAAAGCTGATTGTTGAGGCCAAGTCTCAGGGTTGTCAGGTCGTGCTATTGCCCGAGACTATTGATTTTGCCTGGACCCATCCCAGTGCCTTGACCGAAGCCCAGCCCATTCCTGGTCCCTATAGTGAAACTGTACAAACTTGGGCAAAGACTCACCAAGTGTATGTCTGTGTGGGGCTGACAGAAAAAACACCGGCGGGCAACTACAACACAGCTCTTTTAGTGAATCCGCAGGGTGAAATTTTGATTCACTATCACAAGATCAACTTGTTGACCGTGGAGTTCCCCTACTACCAGGTGGGGCAGTCACTTCATGTGGTGGACACGGAGTTTGGTAAGATTGGCGTCAACATCTGTGCGGACAATTACCTGGATGGTCTTCCCATCGGTCACACTCTGGCCCGTATGGGGGCGCAGGTGATTCTGTCGCCTTCGAGTTGGACCGTCGATCATGGCATTACGGAAGAAGACGACCCCTATCGAGACAAATGGAAAAAGCCGTTTACCACCTTGAGTGGTCTCTATGACTTAGTTATCGCCAGTACCACCAGCGTGGGCTACATCGTCGGTGGTCCCTATGAGGGCAAAAAAATGGTTGGCTGTTCCCTGGTGGTCAACAATAAGGGGCTTGTGGCTCAAGGTCCTTTTAATGAGTTTGCTGGCCACTTGGAAGTGGTAGAGTTTGCAGTTCCCCAACGTCGGGAAAAAGGAACTGAGATTGGCGAGATGCTCAAGACGAAAGGATACTGCCCCGATGGTTGA
- a CDS encoding N-acetyl sugar amidotransferase produces MVESNSPSESYAFPTYKEGEKQIVIVSGVPTELVYQRCSRCIQDSTIPGISFNDQGVCNFCHLHDKMAHDFPNDERGAKLLEEKLEKIRVQGKGKKYDCVVGISGGRDSMFLLYLAAKRWGLRPLAVHFNDGFDNPVGGENMFKAVRRLGVDLRTITSDFRECKDLKIAELKASTPLLNTGTDVGIGASIYSVACKEGVKNILFGQSFRTEGIKPISWAYFNGDYLKAVQKKFGSGTMRPWKPDDAGYHLGFKEMAYYTVVKGIKVLAPLYYFPYVRKEAEEILKSEFDWVYPGGHYYDDLYWALIVHVHRVKFNVDLRLNSYSALVRSGQMDRDEALKAVKEKYVIEDPNIIRLCIKRLGITREDFDEYMKIPATHFTDHSNCYAKLKAFKVPIQIMTWLNFFPQAVYDKYFNCGI; encoded by the coding sequence ATGGTTGAGTCCAATTCTCCCTCTGAATCCTATGCTTTCCCAACCTATAAAGAGGGTGAAAAACAAATTGTCATTGTCAGTGGTGTTCCCACGGAGTTGGTCTACCAACGCTGTAGCCGCTGTATTCAGGACTCCACTATTCCTGGAATTTCTTTTAATGATCAGGGAGTCTGCAACTTCTGTCACCTGCACGACAAAATGGCCCATGATTTTCCCAATGACGAAAGGGGCGCTAAGCTTCTAGAGGAGAAACTTGAGAAGATTCGCGTCCAAGGAAAAGGCAAAAAGTATGACTGTGTCGTGGGCATCAGTGGTGGTCGGGACAGTATGTTTTTGCTCTATTTGGCCGCCAAACGCTGGGGGCTGAGGCCTTTAGCTGTTCACTTTAATGATGGCTTTGATAATCCCGTTGGCGGCGAAAATATGTTTAAGGCTGTGCGCCGCTTGGGTGTGGATCTTCGCACCATCACTTCGGATTTTCGCGAGTGTAAGGATTTAAAGATCGCCGAACTCAAGGCGAGTACCCCTTTGTTGAATACCGGAACAGATGTGGGCATTGGCGCCTCCATCTATTCCGTAGCTTGTAAAGAAGGGGTCAAAAATATTCTCTTTGGTCAGTCTTTTCGTACAGAAGGTATCAAACCCATTTCTTGGGCCTATTTTAATGGTGACTATCTGAAAGCCGTCCAGAAGAAATTTGGCTCGGGTACCATGAGGCCTTGGAAGCCGGACGATGCCGGCTACCATTTGGGCTTTAAAGAGATGGCCTACTACACAGTGGTCAAAGGCATTAAGGTATTGGCTCCTCTCTATTATTTTCCCTACGTGCGCAAAGAGGCTGAGGAAATTCTAAAATCCGAATTTGATTGGGTCTACCCAGGGGGACACTACTACGATGATCTCTATTGGGCCCTCATTGTTCACGTCCACCGTGTGAAATTCAACGTGGATTTGCGTTTGAACAGTTATTCAGCACTTGTGCGTAGTGGACAAATGGATCGGGATGAGGCTTTGAAGGCTGTTAAAGAGAAGTACGTGATTGAGGACCCGAATATTATCCGTCTGTGCATCAAGAGATTAGGTATCACTCGGGAAGACTTTGACGAGTACATGAAGATACCCGCCACTCATTTTACCGATCACTCGAATTGCTACGCAAAGCTTAAGGCCTTTAAGGTTCCTATTCAGATCATGACCTGGCTGAACTTTTTTCCCCAGGCGGTTTACGATAAGTACTTTAATTGCGGGATATAG
- a CDS encoding carbamoyl transferase gives MLILGINGGVRLGYQDISAVLVRDGRVIAAVEEERLNRIKNSPGQLPEQSILEVLKIAGVTIQDVDLVATHGETWGEVYEETLKGYFQFRFGHAPPIRRYHHHLCHAASAYYGSGFENSMILTLDSSGDGISTLLAVGKKGELTVERMEERPNSLGMFYTALTQYCGFVRDRDEYKLMGLASYGQRGQIDLSWLLKWEKDFYQLNTDVLKKVEPGAPQPTRQQACYGSVLEERLGPARRKEQPITDHYKNVAAGTQQLLEEQAIRLVKNLQNKTGLKNLCLAGGVALNCVMNQRLAELDVIEGLYVQPAAGDAGVSLGAAYLGALELGDCPEPMDHAFLGSRFADDEIKAYLDLCGLKYLEVSDVGKEASDRILRGEVIGWHQGPAEFGPRALGARSILADPGRAEMKDLVNRKVKFRESFRPFCPSVLAEDSRQHFSLGTREGVLSPYMTVTFDVKTESQSKLPAITHVDQTARIQTVGQVENPIYRRLLESLKEASGIGVVLNTSFNLSREPIANSPQDAVASFFACGLDSLFLGSFLITKKA, from the coding sequence GTGCTAATCCTAGGAATCAACGGTGGTGTTCGCCTGGGTTATCAGGACATCTCAGCTGTCTTGGTTCGTGATGGTCGGGTCATTGCAGCTGTTGAAGAAGAGCGCCTTAATCGTATTAAAAACTCACCGGGACAGTTGCCCGAGCAGTCAATTCTTGAGGTTCTCAAAATTGCTGGAGTGACGATTCAGGATGTCGATCTTGTCGCTACTCACGGCGAGACCTGGGGAGAGGTCTACGAGGAAACCCTCAAGGGATACTTTCAGTTTCGCTTTGGTCATGCACCGCCCATTCGTCGATACCACCATCATCTTTGTCATGCAGCCAGTGCCTATTACGGGTCTGGATTTGAAAACTCCATGATTCTCACCCTCGACAGCTCGGGCGATGGAATCTCCACTCTGTTAGCTGTCGGCAAAAAAGGCGAGCTGACAGTAGAGCGTATGGAAGAGCGTCCCAACTCTCTGGGCATGTTTTATACGGCTTTGACCCAGTACTGTGGATTTGTGCGTGATCGGGACGAGTACAAGCTGATGGGCCTGGCGAGTTATGGACAGCGGGGCCAGATCGATTTGTCTTGGCTGCTGAAATGGGAAAAGGACTTCTACCAGCTTAACACCGATGTTCTCAAAAAGGTGGAGCCGGGCGCGCCCCAGCCCACAAGGCAGCAAGCCTGTTATGGCTCAGTTCTTGAGGAAAGGTTAGGGCCCGCCCGGCGCAAGGAACAGCCGATCACAGATCATTACAAAAATGTGGCGGCAGGAACCCAGCAGCTGTTAGAAGAACAGGCGATTCGCCTGGTTAAGAATCTTCAGAATAAAACTGGCCTCAAGAATCTTTGTCTTGCCGGTGGCGTGGCTCTCAACTGCGTAATGAATCAAAGGTTGGCTGAGTTGGATGTCATCGAAGGCCTTTATGTCCAGCCGGCGGCGGGTGATGCGGGCGTATCTCTGGGGGCAGCCTATCTAGGTGCTCTTGAGTTAGGTGATTGTCCCGAGCCAATGGATCATGCCTTTTTAGGAAGTCGCTTTGCCGATGATGAGATTAAAGCCTATTTGGATCTGTGTGGCCTCAAGTACCTGGAGGTTTCGGATGTGGGCAAAGAGGCTAGTGATCGAATTCTAAGAGGTGAGGTGATTGGTTGGCACCAAGGGCCCGCTGAATTTGGTCCCCGCGCCCTGGGGGCGAGGAGTATTTTAGCTGATCCGGGACGAGCCGAGATGAAGGATTTGGTGAACCGCAAGGTGAAGTTTCGGGAGTCCTTCCGTCCCTTTTGCCCTTCCGTGCTGGCAGAGGACAGTCGCCAACACTTTTCTCTTGGAACCAGAGAAGGGGTCTTGTCTCCTTACATGACAGTGACTTTTGATGTAAAGACGGAGAGTCAATCAAAACTCCCGGCCATTACCCACGTGGATCAAACGGCACGAATACAAACAGTTGGCCAGGTAGAGAATCCTATTTATCGACGACTGCTAGAGAGTTTGAAGGAAGCGAGCGGCATCGGAGTTGTTCTCAACACCAGCTTTAATCTCAGTCGTGAACCCATCGCCAACTCTCCCCAGGACGCCGTGGCCAGTTTTTTTGCTTGCGGCCTGGACAGTCTGTTCTTGGGATCATTTCTAATTACAAAGAAAGCCTAG